The following DNA comes from Agromyces mangrovi.
GCTGGACATCCAGAGTTGTACAACCTAGGTTGTGAGTATGGATGACTCGTCCACACAGGTCCTGCTCCGCTTCTATGATGCGATCGCCTCGGGCGCGTCGGGCGACGCGTTGCGCCCACATCTGGCCGACGATGCCGTGGTCGCGGAGCATCCGAATGCCATCGCGCCCACCGGCGCCGTGCGCGGGATGGAGGAGATGCTGGAGGCCTCCGCACGGGGCGCCGGGCTGCTCGCATGGCAGCGCTACGACGTGCGCGATATCGAGGCGCACGGCGACCGCGTGATCGCGCGGCTGACCTGGTCGGCGGAGGTCCTGCACGACGCCGGTCCGCTGGCGGCGGGCCAAGTGCTCCGGGCGCACATCGCGCAGTTCGCCCGCGTGGCGGACGGCCGCATCAGCGAGCTCGAGACCTACGACTGCTACGAGCCGTTCGGGGGCTGAGTACCGCCGCGTGGACGAACAGGGCAGTGTGACGCCCGAGTGGCTCGCCATCTGACCGTGTGAAGAACTACGGCAGCAGCGCGCAGTCCGGAACGGATGCCGCGAGACGAGCGTCGAGGGTCAGCAGCGAACATTGGGCGGCACGGGCGAGCACGACGTACATGGCGTCATAGGCGCTGACATTGTGCCGCAGGGCATGGGCGGCAGGCAGCATGGACATCATCGGCACCTGCTCGACGTCGAGCGCCTCGAGCTCGCGGAACGCGCGCAACGCCTGCTCGTCGGTGATCTGCTTGCTGAGCGACCATCCGCGGATGACGGAGGCGACCTCGACGGTGAGGTGCTGCGGCGCCAGAAGCTCGTGCCCGTCGATCAGCGCGGCCGCCCGTCGTCCTGCTTCGGTTCCGAACAGGATCTCGGCGACCGCAGATGCGTCGACGACGAGCGTCATCGACCGGGGCGCTGCTCGGCGAGCACCTGTGCTGCCGGCTCGAGCGTGGCGACGCCACGGCTCGCGATCCGCTCCAGCAGTTCGGCTCGGCTCGGACGTGCCGCCAGGCGGTCGAGTTCGCGCAGCAGGTAGTCACTCAGCGAGCGGCCCTCGAGCGCAGCCTTCGCCTTGAGCGCACGACTCGTCTCCTCCGAGACGTTGCGAACCTGGATCGTCGTCATGCAACTAGCATACGGCGCATGCCTACTGCATGCACTTGGATCGTCCTACCCGGTGCGAGACTGGACGCATGGCACTGCACATCACCGGTGACGACGCCGCCGACGAGCTGCTCACGAACGACCCCTTCGCGCTCCTGGTGGGCATGCTGCTCGACCAGCAGGTCGCGATGGAGACCGCGTTCGCGGGCCCGGCGAAGATCAGCGACCGACTGGGCACGACGGATGCCGCGGAGATCGCCGCGGTCGACCCCGACGCGTTCGCGGCCGCGTTCAAGCAGCCGCCTGCGGTGCACCGCTTCCCCGGGTCGATGGCGGGGCGCGTGCAGGCGCTCGCGACGGCCGTGCGCGACGACTGGGGCGGCGAGGCATCCGCCATCTGGACCCAGGGCGACCCGTCGGGTGCCGAGGTGCTGAAGCGCCTGAAGGCGCTGCCCGGCTTCGGCGACCAGAAGGCGCGCATCTTCCTCGCGCTGCTCGGCAAGCAGTGCGGGCTCGAGGCGCCCGGCTGGCGCGAGGCCGCCGGCGCGTACGGCGAGGAGGGCTCGTTCCGCTCGGTCGCCGACATCACGTCGCCCGAGTCGCTCGCCAGGGTGCGCGAGACGAAGCGCGCGGCGAAGGCGGCCGCGAAGGCGAAGTAGGGCTCCTCGAGCGACCCGCCCGTCCGGGGCATCCGACTGTCGGTGGGTAGTGGCAGCATGTCTGCCACAACACAACATCTAGTGGTCGAGCGGATGCCTCCGGGCCGATGCGCGACACGCCGAACGGCACTCCACAGGAAGAATTTCCACGGCCGTGCACAGGTGTGGATAACCGCGAGGATTCCGCGGAAATCCGCTGCTCAGGGGCATCCGTGCTTGTGCACAACCGGTGGAGAACTTGGTGGAAAACTACATCCGTGTAACTACATCATCTTGTGGTCGTTCCCCGGGGTGAACACTAGATGTAGTATCGGTCAGGCAGTTGCGGTACCAGGGGTCGGAGCCCCGTCCGGGGCCCGGAAATCAGAGGGGAACATCAGATGTCGGTGACGGTCTACACCAAGCCTTCGTGCGTCCAGTGCAACGCGACCTATCGCGCGCTCGACAGCAAGGGCATCGAGTACGACGTGCTCGATCTCTCGACCGACGAGCAGGCGCTCGCGCAGGTCAAGGAGCTCGGCTACCTCCAGGCGCCGGTCGTGATCGCCGACGAAGACCACTGGTCCGGGTTCCGTCCCGACAAGATCGCAGAACTCGCCTCCCGGCTCGCGTAACGAGGTCCCACGGGTCGGGAGTCGAATCGCCGGACCCAGCAGACCAGACACGACCGGAGGCGGACATGACGAACCTCGTCTACTTCTCCAGCGTCTCGGGCAACACGCATCGGTTCATCGAGAAGCTCGGCCGTGAGGCCGCGCGCATCCCGCTGTACCCCTCGGACGAGCCGCTGACGGCGGACGAGCCATACGTGCTCGTGCTGCCCACCTACGGCGGCGGCGACGGCAAGGGCGCCGTGCCGAAGCAGGTCATCAGGTTCCTGAACGACCCGCACAACCGCTCGCTGATCCGCGGCGTCATCGCCGCGGGCAACACCAACTTCGGAACGGGCTACTGCATCGCCGGCGACATCATCGCCGAGAAGTGCGCAGTGCCCCTCCTGTACCGACTCGAAGTCTTCGGAACGCCAGACGACGTCAGCGCCGTCAATGAGGGATTGGACGCATTTTGGACAATGCAGCTGCAACCGCAGTGATCGACGCGCCTCGCGCATCGAGTGGCATGGACTACCACTCGCTGAACGCGATGCTGAACCTGTACGGGCCGAACGGGGAGATCCAGTTCGACAAGGATCGCGAGGCGGCCCGCGAGTACTTCCTCCAGC
Coding sequences within:
- the nrdI gene encoding class Ib ribonucleoside-diphosphate reductase assembly flavoprotein NrdI; the encoded protein is MTNLVYFSSVSGNTHRFIEKLGREAARIPLYPSDEPLTADEPYVLVLPTYGGGDGKGAVPKQVIRFLNDPHNRSLIRGVIAAGNTNFGTGYCIAGDIIAEKCAVPLLYRLEVFGTPDDVSAVNEGLDAFWTMQLQPQ
- a CDS encoding nuclear transport factor 2 family protein, with amino-acid sequence MDDSSTQVLLRFYDAIASGASGDALRPHLADDAVVAEHPNAIAPTGAVRGMEEMLEASARGAGLLAWQRYDVRDIEAHGDRVIARLTWSAEVLHDAGPLAAGQVLRAHIAQFARVADGRISELETYDCYEPFGG
- the nrdH gene encoding glutaredoxin-like protein NrdH; this encodes MSVTVYTKPSCVQCNATYRALDSKGIEYDVLDLSTDEQALAQVKELGYLQAPVVIADEDHWSGFRPDKIAELASRLA
- a CDS encoding FitA-like ribbon-helix-helix domain-containing protein, whose product is MTTIQVRNVSEETSRALKAKAALEGRSLSDYLLRELDRLAARPSRAELLERIASRGVATLEPAAQVLAEQRPGR
- a CDS encoding type II toxin-antitoxin system VapC family toxin, which gives rise to MTLVVDASAVAEILFGTEAGRRAAALIDGHELLAPQHLTVEVASVIRGWSLSKQITDEQALRAFRELEALDVEQVPMMSMLPAAHALRHNVSAYDAMYVVLARAAQCSLLTLDARLAASVPDCALLP
- a CDS encoding HhH-GPD-type base excision DNA repair protein codes for the protein MALHITGDDAADELLTNDPFALLVGMLLDQQVAMETAFAGPAKISDRLGTTDAAEIAAVDPDAFAAAFKQPPAVHRFPGSMAGRVQALATAVRDDWGGEASAIWTQGDPSGAEVLKRLKALPGFGDQKARIFLALLGKQCGLEAPGWREAAGAYGEEGSFRSVADITSPESLARVRETKRAAKAAAKAK